The following are encoded in a window of Pseudomonas sp. St316 genomic DNA:
- a CDS encoding DUF4280 domain-containing protein, translating into MGCPQVCSTATLQCSFGAAPAVLNVLPVNRMLTGGMPAANIMDHIPLVNVTTFGMCTSLANPTVAAATAAALGVLTPMPCIPATATPWIPGGAPTLLLGNMPAIDANSTLMCTWAGVIKIVVPGQVQMLIP; encoded by the coding sequence ATGGGATGCCCGCAGGTCTGCAGCACCGCCACCTTGCAATGCAGCTTCGGCGCCGCGCCGGCGGTGCTCAACGTATTGCCGGTCAACCGAATGCTGACCGGCGGGATGCCGGCAGCGAACATCATGGATCACATTCCGTTGGTGAATGTCACCACGTTCGGGATGTGCACGAGCCTGGCAAACCCGACCGTCGCTGCCGCCACGGCAGCCGCCCTGGGCGTACTCACCCCCATGCCGTGCATTCCCGCCACCGCCACCCCCTGGATCCCCGGCGGCGCGCCAACCCTGTTGCTGGGCAACATGCCGGCCATCGACGCCAACAGCACCTTGATGTGCACCTGGGCCGGGGTGATCAAGATCGTGGTGCCGGGGCAGGTGCAGATGTTGATTCCCTGA
- a CDS encoding toxin-antitoxin system YwqK family antitoxin, giving the protein MTSKKLDLERGDSQLSGQLVDGRLDGPLQIEEAQRPQAKLNYSQGELQGTSTLYHPNGRVSAVMPFVKGKLQGVASFYAAEGGLQRQATYRNGLLHGEANNYFPDGQLAEAEFYRDGVRDGRYRRLHANGNPAVEARYLNGQLVEPAHAYAEDGRPLDAEGKPISRVRWWFRRWNDPAQA; this is encoded by the coding sequence ATGACCTCGAAAAAGCTCGACCTGGAACGTGGCGACAGCCAACTGAGCGGGCAACTGGTCGATGGCCGGCTCGACGGCCCACTGCAGATTGAAGAGGCCCAGCGCCCGCAAGCAAAACTCAACTACAGCCAGGGTGAACTGCAAGGCACCAGCACCTTGTATCACCCCAATGGAAGGGTCTCGGCAGTGATGCCGTTCGTCAAAGGCAAGTTGCAGGGCGTGGCGAGCTTCTATGCAGCCGAAGGTGGGTTGCAGCGCCAGGCCACGTATCGCAATGGCTTGCTGCACGGTGAGGCGAACAACTACTTTCCCGACGGACAATTGGCCGAAGCCGAGTTCTATCGCGACGGCGTGCGCGACGGTCGCTACCGCCGCCTGCATGCCAACGGCAACCCCGCCGTCGAGGCGCGCTACCTCAATGGCCAACTGGTGGAACCGGCCCACGCCTACGCCGAAGACGGCCGGCCGCTGGATGCAGAAGGTAAACCGATCTCCCGGGTGCGCTGGTGGTTCAGGCGCTGGAATGATCCAGCACAGGCTTGA
- the tssH gene encoding type VI secretion system ATPase TssH, whose protein sequence is MELASLIGRLNPDNRRALERAAQRCMQRSHHYVEIEHLLLELLDIEGGDFACLLPRFGLERDAVATETNKALDLFKSGSTRTPALSAQTIGLLEDAVVQASVLGLDSIRSGLLLLALLDRDERRSLLLNSASSLLRIPRDALRAHLLEWTESSREHVGGVRPAKPGEAPQKQDPVLDQYTQDLTADARNGRIDPIVGRDGEIRQCIDILLRRRQNNPILVGAPGVGKTAVVEGLALRIAAGDVPPSLQEVTLRVLDLGLLQAGAGVKGEFEQRLKGVIDAVRSAEKPIILFIDEAHTLIGAGGAEGGSDAANLLKPALARGELRTLAATTWLEYKKYFEKDPALARRFQLVQVEEPDELTAVEMLRGVASKLEQHHGVQVLDAAIHEAVKLSHRYISGRQLPDKAISVLDTACARVALGQHDVPPPLESLRHRQNSLKDEVERLRREQATGLDHRERITLLESESTGNVQAIRELETRWGEEREAVRELLDTRRELLALSERADSEKADTEIDNRIDHLAAELLRLEAGLDAIRQDDPLVPEQVDSKTVAAVIAGWTGIPVGKMLADEAHAVRTLGQRMGQRVMGQSTALNTIAQRLQAYRAGLTDPQKPVGVFLLVGPTGVGKTETAYALADALYGGERNLISINLSEYQEAHTVSQLKGAPPGYVGYGSGGVLTEAVRRKPYSVVLLDEIEKAHPDVLEAFYNVFDKGLMEDGTGLVVDFKNTVMLATSNVGAELLLDTPAAQLGSDTFNEALHKVLLQAFRPAFLARMTVVAYRPLDEATLEGIVLAKLEKLRGRYKAATGKQFEFDAGIVKAVLAKCSAAGARDVENVLMTQVTGKLAEWVLE, encoded by the coding sequence CCTGCCTGCTACCGCGCTTCGGGCTGGAGCGTGACGCAGTGGCCACCGAAACCAACAAGGCCTTGGACCTGTTCAAATCCGGCAGCACCCGCACGCCCGCCCTGTCGGCACAAACCATCGGCCTGCTGGAAGACGCCGTGGTCCAGGCCAGCGTGCTGGGCCTGGACAGCATCCGCTCCGGGCTGTTGCTACTGGCGCTGCTGGATCGTGATGAGCGCCGCAGCCTGCTGCTCAACAGCGCCTCGTCGTTGCTGCGCATTCCCCGCGACGCCCTGCGCGCCCACCTATTGGAGTGGACCGAAAGCTCCCGTGAACATGTCGGTGGCGTGCGCCCGGCTAAACCCGGCGAGGCGCCGCAGAAACAGGACCCGGTGCTGGACCAGTACACCCAGGACTTGACCGCCGACGCCCGAAACGGTCGCATCGACCCCATCGTCGGCCGCGACGGCGAGATCCGCCAGTGCATCGACATTCTGCTCCGGCGCCGGCAGAACAACCCGATCCTGGTGGGCGCGCCCGGCGTCGGCAAGACTGCGGTGGTGGAAGGCCTGGCCCTGCGCATCGCCGCCGGGGATGTGCCACCGTCGTTGCAGGAAGTCACCCTGCGCGTCCTCGACCTGGGCCTGTTGCAGGCCGGCGCCGGAGTCAAAGGCGAATTCGAACAGCGCCTCAAGGGCGTGATCGACGCGGTACGCAGTGCCGAAAAGCCGATCATCCTGTTCATCGACGAAGCTCATACGCTGATCGGCGCCGGCGGTGCGGAAGGCGGCAGCGACGCGGCCAACCTGCTCAAGCCGGCCCTGGCCCGGGGCGAACTGCGCACCCTGGCTGCGACCACGTGGCTGGAATACAAAAAATATTTCGAGAAAGACCCGGCCCTGGCCCGCCGCTTCCAACTGGTGCAGGTCGAAGAGCCGGACGAACTTACCGCTGTGGAAATGCTCCGGGGCGTGGCGAGCAAATTGGAACAGCACCACGGCGTGCAGGTGCTGGACGCGGCCATCCACGAAGCGGTGAAGCTGTCCCACCGCTACATCTCCGGGCGACAGTTGCCGGACAAAGCCATCAGCGTGCTCGACACCGCCTGTGCCCGGGTCGCCCTCGGCCAGCACGACGTGCCGCCACCGCTGGAAAGCCTGCGCCATCGGCAGAACAGTCTCAAGGACGAAGTCGAACGCCTGCGCCGGGAACAGGCCACCGGGCTCGATCATCGCGAACGCATCACCCTGCTGGAGAGCGAATCGACCGGCAACGTGCAAGCCATCCGCGAGCTGGAAACCCGCTGGGGCGAAGAGCGCGAAGCCGTGCGCGAACTGCTCGACACCCGGCGCGAACTGCTCGCCCTGAGCGAACGCGCCGACAGTGAAAAAGCCGACACCGAGATCGATAACCGCATCGACCACCTGGCCGCCGAACTGCTGCGCCTGGAAGCCGGCCTGGATGCCATTCGCCAGGACGATCCGCTGGTGCCCGAACAGGTGGACAGCAAGACCGTCGCCGCCGTGATTGCCGGCTGGACTGGCATTCCGGTGGGCAAGATGCTCGCCGACGAAGCCCACGCCGTGCGCACCCTCGGCCAGCGCATGGGCCAGCGAGTCATGGGCCAGAGCACCGCGCTGAACACCATCGCCCAACGCCTGCAAGCCTATCGCGCCGGCCTTACCGACCCACAGAAACCGGTCGGTGTGTTCCTGCTGGTGGGCCCCACCGGCGTGGGCAAGACCGAAACCGCCTACGCCCTGGCCGACGCCTTGTACGGCGGCGAACGCAACCTGATCAGCATCAACCTTTCGGAGTACCAGGAAGCCCACACCGTCAGCCAACTCAAAGGCGCCCCGCCCGGCTATGTCGGCTACGGCAGCGGCGGCGTGCTCACCGAAGCGGTGCGGCGCAAACCCTATTCGGTGGTGCTGCTGGATGAAATCGAAAAGGCCCACCCGGATGTGCTCGAAGCCTTCTACAACGTTTTCGACAAAGGCCTGATGGAAGACGGCACCGGCCTGGTGGTGGACTTCAAGAACACCGTGATGCTCGCCACCAGCAACGTCGGCGCTGAACTGTTGCTGGACACACCGGCCGCGCAATTGGGCAGCGACACCTTCAACGAAGCCTTGCACAAAGTGCTGCTGCAAGCGTTTCGCCCGGCGTTTTTGGCGCGCATGACGGTGGTGGCGTATCGGCCGTTGGATGAGGCGACGCTGGAAGGGATCGTGCTGGCGAAGCTGGAGAAACTGCGCGGGCGCTACAAGGCCGCGACCGGCAAGCAATTCGAATTCGACGCGGGGATCGTCAAGGCTGTGTTGGCCAAATGCAGCGCGGCGGGGGCGCGAGACGTCGAGAATGTGTTGATGACGCAGGTGACGGGGAAGTTGGCGGAGTGGGTGTTGGAATGA
- a CDS encoding phosphotransferase family protein: protein MAFTDQSTRVRDGEELDANLIDPYLKAHIPGLTGVPQISQFPGGASNLTYLLEYPGQEFVLRRPPFGHKAKSAHDMGREFRILNQLREGFPYCPKAYVHCTDESVMGAEFYVMERVKGIILRSELPPELGFDAARTETLCKSFIDRLVELHRVDYNACGLADLGKPEGYVARQIRGWSERYEKALTPDAPKWEAVKAWLNDKMPADHPTSSIVHNDYRFDNVILDPDNPMQIIGVLDWELTTLGDPLMDLGNSLAYWIEAGDPAPVQLMRRQPSHAPGMLTRREFVDYYAERAGIRIDNFDFYYTYGLFRLAGIVQQIYYRFYHGQTQDKRFAQFVQMNKLLEQMSLQVISKSTL, encoded by the coding sequence ATGGCGTTTACTGATCAGTCCACCCGCGTGCGCGACGGTGAAGAACTCGATGCCAACTTGATCGACCCGTACCTCAAGGCCCACATTCCCGGCCTGACCGGCGTGCCGCAGATCAGCCAGTTTCCCGGTGGCGCGTCGAACCTGACGTACCTGCTGGAATACCCCGGACAGGAATTCGTCCTGCGCCGTCCGCCGTTCGGCCACAAGGCCAAGTCCGCCCACGACATGGGCCGTGAGTTCCGCATCCTCAATCAATTGCGCGAAGGTTTCCCCTACTGCCCCAAAGCCTACGTGCACTGCACCGACGAGTCGGTGATGGGTGCCGAGTTCTATGTGATGGAACGGGTCAAGGGCATCATCCTGCGCTCCGAGTTGCCACCGGAGCTGGGTTTCGACGCCGCCCGCACCGAAACGCTGTGCAAGAGCTTCATCGACCGGCTCGTGGAACTGCACCGGGTCGACTACAACGCTTGCGGCCTGGCCGACCTGGGCAAGCCCGAAGGCTACGTGGCCCGGCAGATCCGCGGCTGGAGCGAGCGCTACGAAAAAGCCCTGACGCCCGATGCGCCGAAGTGGGAAGCGGTCAAGGCCTGGCTCAACGACAAGATGCCGGCCGACCACCCGACTTCGAGCATCGTGCACAACGACTACCGCTTCGACAACGTCATTCTCGACCCGGACAACCCGATGCAGATCATCGGCGTGTTGGACTGGGAGCTGACCACCCTCGGCGATCCGTTGATGGACCTGGGCAACAGCCTCGCCTATTGGATCGAAGCCGGCGACCCGGCGCCGGTGCAACTGATGCGCCGCCAGCCAAGCCACGCGCCCGGCATGCTGACCCGCCGCGAGTTCGTCGATTACTACGCCGAGCGTGCCGGGATCCGCATCGACAACTTCGACTTCTATTACACCTACGGGCTGTTCCGCCTGGCCGGCATCGTCCAGCAGATCTACTACCGCTTCTACCATGGCCAGACCCAGGACAAACGCTTCGCGCAGTTCGTTCAGATGAACAAACTGCTGGAGCAAATGAGCCTGCAGGTCATCAGCAAATCCACGCTCTGA
- the tssI gene encoding type VI secretion system tip protein VgrG, whose translation MPRSTDSNTTLSLTAATLSALFPESLSGEERLNALGSHMLNGINDGASLDLTTAVASHVTTTLHKDALLRPLDGLVAEIRQLPADATAERYQLLLRPWLWWLSLASNNRVFQNLATSDIVTTIFKAHGFTDFQLKLTGSYTPREYCVQYGETDLAFVSRLLEEDGMFWFFSHEDGKHTLVLADSNDAFVPIPNGPTVNYLGQKLGERELHGIRSGQVCLQAVAGVYQATDYEFTTPTTSLYSQAEAVAGPSSMYEHPGGYTVKGQGDALTKQRVDGLRSQEKRFVGESDCRWLVPGYWFTLAGHEDATLNIDWVVTSVSHEASHDSYRNRFEAIPKATPYRPARTTPKPRMHTQTALVVGKAGEEIWTDEYGRIKLQFPWDRTGKNDETSSCWVRVVLPWSGKGFGMQFVPRIGQEVIVTFIDGDPDRPLVTGCVYNGDNALPYALPANQTQSGIKTNSSKGGGGFNELRFEDKKDAEEVFLQAQKDFNINVLNDTTATVGHDETLTVQNARTRTVKDGDETVTLEKGKRSVTIQTGSDSLDVKDTRTVTVGSDQTHSTGGNYEHKVTGNYNLTVDGNLTIKVSGTLTLQSGGSFAIKSGADLAAQASTSISQKAGTALSNQAGTSLENKAGTTLTNDAGISLVNKAAAEQTVDGGGMLTIKGGLVKVN comes from the coding sequence ATGCCCCGCTCCACTGACAGCAACACCACCCTTTCCCTCACCGCCGCCACGCTGTCGGCGTTGTTTCCTGAGTCATTGTCCGGCGAAGAGCGCCTCAACGCCCTGGGCTCGCACATGCTCAACGGCATCAACGACGGCGCCTCGCTGGACCTCACCACGGCCGTCGCCAGCCACGTGACCACCACCCTGCACAAGGACGCCTTGCTGCGCCCGCTGGATGGGCTGGTGGCCGAGATCCGCCAACTGCCCGCCGACGCCACCGCCGAACGCTATCAGCTTTTGCTCCGGCCCTGGCTCTGGTGGCTGAGCCTGGCTAGCAACAACCGCGTGTTCCAGAACCTCGCCACCTCGGACATCGTCACCACGATTTTCAAGGCCCACGGTTTCACCGACTTCCAGCTCAAGCTCACCGGCAGCTACACCCCCCGCGAGTACTGCGTGCAATACGGCGAAACCGACCTGGCCTTCGTCTCGCGACTGCTGGAAGAAGACGGGATGTTCTGGTTCTTCAGCCATGAAGACGGTAAGCACACGCTGGTACTGGCCGACAGCAACGACGCCTTCGTGCCCATTCCCAATGGGCCGACGGTGAATTATCTCGGGCAGAAACTGGGTGAGCGAGAGCTGCACGGCATCCGTTCAGGGCAAGTGTGCCTGCAAGCCGTGGCCGGGGTTTACCAGGCGACCGACTATGAGTTCACCACCCCGACAACCTCGCTCTACAGCCAGGCCGAAGCCGTGGCCGGGCCGAGTTCGATGTACGAACATCCGGGTGGGTATACCGTCAAGGGTCAAGGCGATGCCTTGACCAAACAACGGGTGGATGGCCTGCGCAGCCAGGAGAAGCGTTTTGTCGGCGAAAGCGACTGCCGCTGGCTGGTGCCGGGGTACTGGTTCACCCTCGCCGGCCATGAAGACGCGACGTTGAATATCGATTGGGTGGTGACCTCGGTCAGCCATGAAGCCAGCCATGACAGCTACCGCAACCGCTTCGAAGCGATCCCCAAGGCCACCCCTTATCGACCGGCGCGCACCACGCCAAAACCGCGCATGCACACCCAGACGGCGCTGGTGGTGGGCAAGGCCGGCGAAGAGATCTGGACCGACGAATACGGGCGGATCAAGTTGCAGTTCCCCTGGGACCGCACCGGCAAGAACGACGAGACTTCGTCCTGCTGGGTCCGCGTGGTCTTGCCCTGGAGCGGTAAAGGCTTTGGCATGCAGTTCGTGCCGCGCATCGGCCAGGAAGTCATCGTCACGTTCATTGATGGCGACCCGGACCGTCCCTTGGTCACCGGCTGCGTCTACAACGGTGACAATGCCCTGCCCTACGCGCTGCCGGCGAACCAGACCCAGTCCGGGATCAAGACCAATTCATCCAAGGGCGGTGGTGGTTTCAATGAACTGCGCTTCGAAGACAAGAAGGACGCCGAAGAGGTGTTTCTCCAGGCCCAGAAAGACTTCAACATCAACGTGCTCAACGACACCACCGCCACCGTCGGCCACGACGAAACGCTCACGGTGCAGAACGCCCGCACCCGCACGGTGAAGGACGGCGACGAAACCGTGACCCTGGAGAAAGGCAAGCGCAGCGTGACCATCCAGACCGGCAGCGACAGCCTCGATGTGAAGGACACCCGCACCGTCACCGTGGGATCGGACCAGACCCACAGCACCGGCGGCAATTACGAGCACAAGGTCACTGGCAACTACAACCTGACCGTGGACGGCAACCTGACCATCAAGGTCAGCGGCACCCTGACCCTGCAAAGCGGCGGCAGTTTCGCGATCAAGAGCGGCGCCGACCTGGCCGCCCAGGCCAGCACGTCCATCAGCCAGAAGGCCGGCACGGCCCTGAGCAACCAGGCCGGGACGTCGTTGGAGAACAAGGCCGGCACCACACTGACCAACGACGCTGGCATCAGCCTGGTGAACAAGGCCGCCGCCGAACAGACCGTGGACGGCGGCGGCATGCTGACCATCAAGGGCGGCCTGGTGAAGGTCAACTGA